In one Burkholderiales bacterium GJ-E10 genomic region, the following are encoded:
- a CDS encoding ATPase components of ABC transporters with duplicated ATPase domains: MQQGESGRRNMGKELEMKGLQMAAAVVFAMSCASAMAAGDSPSAASCRAFPSTCGNGAMTESASPLAGQAQAGLVYGPSAASCRAFPSTCATTPGSVVRTSVPAAPVGESDPQPSAAACRAFPSSCRNG, translated from the coding sequence ATGCAGCAAGGTGAGTCCGGACGCCGGAATATGGGAAAGGAATTGGAAATGAAGGGTCTTCAGATGGCTGCCGCAGTGGTGTTCGCAATGTCCTGCGCTTCCGCGATGGCGGCGGGCGATTCGCCGAGCGCGGCGAGTTGCCGGGCGTTCCCGTCCACCTGCGGAAACGGGGCGATGACCGAGTCCGCGTCGCCGTTGGCGGGGCAGGCGCAAGCAGGTCTGGTCTACGGTCCGAGCGCGGCGAGCTGCCGGGCGTTTCCGTCGACCTGTGCGACGACGCCGGGATCGGTGGTTCGCACGTCCGTGCCCGCGGCACCGGTGGGCGAGTCGGATCCGCAACCTTCCGCTGCGGCCTGTCGCGCATTTCCGTCGTCCTGCCGCAACGGCTGA